The Virgibacillus sp. SK37 region CCACTACCTCCAGACCATGGCTGGAAAAGAAGACGGTTTTCCCTTTAGCCGCATGTTCACGCATCATTTCTTTAAGCATATAAGCAGATTTTGGGTCTAACCCAGTTAGTGGTTCATCAAGAATCCAAATGTCGGGGTCATGCAGAAGAACACCAGTAACAATAATTTTCTGTCGCATACCATGGGAATATGTTTGAATATAGTCTTGAAGTGCATCATAAATATTGAATTGGGTAGTTAGTCGTTCAATTCGCTCTCTACGGAAAGTTTCAGGAACTTCGAATATATCTCCAATAAAATTTAAATAATCAATTCCTTTTAGTCGTAGAAACATATCGGGTTGGTCAGGTACATACCCAGTGTGTTGTTTCGCTTGAATGGGCTCTTTCTCAATATCATAGCCATTTAATGTAATCGTACCTGCATCTAATGGTAATATACCTGTCATCATTTTAATGGTGGTAGATTTCCCTGCACCATTCGGTCCTAAAAAACCAATGATCTTACCATCAGGAATGGTAAGATTCATTGATTTAATTCCAGCAAACCCTTTACTTACATCGTTAAAATTGATCATATAATCCCCCTTATCACTAATCTCTTTTATGTATTGGTTAGTATATGGTAAACTTTATGTTGGTTATGATTATCGAAAAGTACTTTATGAATAGTTTAACATAGTTAAAGGTTTTTGAAGATATAGGAAAGGAAGAAACAGATGATTACAAGAAAAAGCAAACGCGAAATTGAAAAGATGCAGGCAGCAGGAGATATTCTTGTTAAATGCCATAAAGAAATAGCCAAGATGATTAAGCCTGGTATAACTACAATGGAAATCGATGCCTTTGTTGAGAAGTTTCTTGAAGAACACGGAGCAACTCCAGAGCAAAAGGGATATAGTGGATACCCATATGCAATTTGCGCATCCTTAAATGATGAGATTTGTCACGGTTTTCCACGTGATGAGGAATTAATTGATGGAGATATCGTAACAATTGATATGGTAGTAAACCTTGATGGTGGTCTTGCGGATTCGGCTTGGACCTATGCTGTTGGTAATGTTGATGAAAAAGGGCTGCGGCTTATGGACGTAACCAAAACAGCGCTGTATAAGGGGATTGAACAGGCACGTGCAGGGAAACGCATTGGGGACATTGGGCATGCCATCCAAACTTATGCGGAAGAAGAAGGATTTTCGGTTGTTCGTGACTTCACCGGACATGGTATTGGACCAACACTTCATGAGGAACCGCATATTCCGCATTTCGGATTACCAAATAAAGGGCTTCGGTTAAAAGAAGGAATGGTCATCACGATTGAACCAATGATTAATGAAGGTGATTGGAAAAGCCAGATGGATCAGAACAATTGGACTGCCAGAACAATTGATAAGGGTCGTTCTGCACAATATGAACACACCCTTGTAATTACAAAGGACGCCCCTCTAATTATTACTGATCAAGATAAGTAGAAAGGTGATTATAAAATGCGAGTAGTCTCCATTTGTCCAAGTAATACGGAAATAATGGCTTATTTGGGTAGGACTGATTTGTTGGTTGGAGTGGATAACTACTCTGATTGGCCAGCTTCCATAACAAACCTACCAAAAGTCGGTCCAGATCTGTCAATTGATATGGAAAAGGTTGCAGACCTTCATCCAGACCTTGTGCTTGCTTCCTTGAGTGTACCGGGAATGGAAAAAAATATAGCCGCCCTTGATGAAAAAGGATTGCCCTATATCATTCTAGACCCAAATTCTCTTACGGAGATTGCTGAGGATATAGAAAAAGTCGGTATTGCAATTGGTGAGGAAGAACATGGTAAGCATAAAAAAGAAGCATTTTTAACCGATTTGCAATATTACCGAGAGCATGCGAACGTACAAACTGCTAAGCCTTCTCTCTATTGGGAATGGTGGCCAAAGCCTATATTTACTCCCGGTTCTGTTAACTGGTTAACTGAGATTAGCGAGTTAGCTGGCGCTGAGAATGTTTTTGCGACAGAGAAAACTGCTAATTTCCAAACCGATTGGGAAGAAGTGAAAAAACGGGATCCTGATCATATCTGCATGGTGTGGGTAGGGGTAAAAGAAGAAAAAATGAACCCAGATTTGGTGAGAAAGCGCCCAGGCTGGGATGAGATGAAGGCAATTAAACTCAATAACATTCATGTACTGGAAGAATCATTATTTTGCAGACCATCTCCTCGTTTATTGGAAGGGTTACGCAAATTAAAAGCAGCAATCAGCTAAAAAACAGGCTACTCCTCGTAGGGTAGCCTGTTTTTTGAATCTAAAACTACTTATTAGATTTTATTAAAATACAATATATATTTACTCCGAAGTAACTATGAATATAGAGGCTGCCTAAATCACCGCTTCGGAAAAATATTCCGCTTTCCGCGGGCGGCCTGCGAGCCTCCTCGAACTTCACTAACGTTACGTTCTGTGGGGTCTCGCTAGTCTCGCTTTTCCCGCAGGAGTCTCCATATTTTCCCTTCGCTTATGACTGCATTCTAACTATCTAAATTAGGGGTTCAATGGGGCACTTCTTCTCAAATATTTCGCTGAGCTTTTCATCAACAAAGTTAGTTCGCAGTTTACTTCAACTTTACAGAAAGGAATAGATCTCTACCTTTAAATTTATTTTAAAAATAATATTGCAATGTAATGACTAAATCGCTAGTTTTTTAGCTTTCTTCCACCAAAGGCCATTGTGATAAGTGGACTTAGTAGGCAAAAGAAGGCGAATGGTAAGTATGTCAATACTGGGACCCCTAATACATCTGCAATAAATACACCACAAACACTCCAGGGAACCAATGGATTTATAACTGTTCCAGCATCCTCCAATGTACGAGAAAGTGATTTTTTGGAAAGGCCAGCTTTTTCGTATACACCCTTGAACGTTTCGCCGGTAAGCATAATCGAAAGATACTGCTCGCCGATAGAAACGTTCACACCAATTGCTGTAGCTGCAGTTGAAAGTATAATCGTGCGTGTTTTCTTTAGTTTCGTTTGTAAAGAAAGCAAGATACTTGGAATGATGCCTGTGACAAAAAGCAATCCTCCAAATCCTAAAGCTACGATGACAAGAGAAATGGTGAACAGCATACTGTTTATCCCGCCCTTTGTCAATAAATCATTAACAGGTTGAAAATCAGTCGTTGCAGTATAACCGTTAAACCAAACATTCCAAATCTCCGTCCAAGGTAACATATTTCTTATTCCAGCAATAAACGTTGCGATAATGCTACTTAAACCCAAAGCGAGAAAAGCTGGAACTTTTAAAATAGTGCATATAATAATAATGATTAACGGGATCCATGAAGACCAATGAATTAATCCAGTTGCTTCGAGAGCCAGTTGGTAATCATCTCCTGTCCCCATAGGCATATTCTCATTTGGCGACAATAAAGCAAATAGAATAAAGGAGATGATAAATGCTGGGATTGTTGTTAAGCTAATGTGCTTAATGTGGCCAAATAAATCAACACCTACAATTGTTGAAGCTAAGTTGGTCGTATCAGATAAAGGCGACATTTTATCCCCGAAAAAAGCCCCGGATACAATAGCTCCAGCAGTTATGGCCATGGAAGCATCCAATGCTTCACTCATACCTATGAAAGCTACGCCAATGGTTGCAGTAGTTGTTAGTGAACTCCCCATTGAAACGCCGATAATTGCCGTCGCTGCAAAAACAATGGCATAAAACCAATTACCTCCAATAAGTGTAAAACCAACGTTTATAAGTGACGGAATCGTGCCACTGATAATCCAGCTACTGATTAAGATACCAATAAGTAAGAATAAAAATATTGCTCCCATACCTGCCCTTGCTCCTTCAGTCAGCCCTGCCTGCAGCTCTGAAAAAGCTATTTTCTTCATGAGCCCATAAGCAATTAGAAGAAAAATAGCAAGTATAATCGGAACATGGGGGGGAGCGCCAATACCGATAATAAAGTAGCTTATCAAACCAATAAGAATCACAAAAGAAATGATAGCTTCCGTCAATGACGGATGATGTTTTGGTTTAATAGGAAACATGGTGAACCTCCTCTAGGTTGAAAAATTAAGAACAAAAGCGCAAACGCCCGTTTAGCAACGTACAAACTGGAGATCTTCTGACGAGATAAAGGAAACACGAGGAGCTATCTAGCGAATCGATGTTGACTTATCGTAGAATGAAGATCGAAGTTTGCTAGTTGCTGGGCGCTGGAGCTAGACGTGGCTGTTTATGCGTAAGAGTATAATAAAGCCAAAAATTTTATACTTTCTCATTCTATAAAAAAGCTTCGCCCCTTATAGTAAGGGACGAAGCTGACTCCGCGATACCACCCTGCTTGTTGAAGAAATTCTTCAACCACTCATAAAATATAAATCCGAGTTGATGGATGTGTAATTCAATTATTTCCTGCCAGAGTTTTCACCGACCACTCTGTCTCTCCTTTTTGCTCAAAAATAATTTACTTTTCATCCAGGATTGCCATATTCAATTAGATTATTATCGAATATAATATGCTTTAAGGATTTTGTCAATGAAAAATAGAAAAGAGAAATCTTTTTAAAATTTAAAAAATACGTTATAATAATTTGAATTGTAGCTTCAAGGGGGGAAGATGATGAATGAGAATATTCTCGATAAACAGGAGATTTCGCCTAGCGCAAAAATGATAAAAAAAGGTATTGCAGCCGGGTTTCCGATTATGGTTGGTTATTTACCAATCGCGTTAACTTATGGTGTTCTAGCTAAACAGTCCGGGATGACTTTAACCGAATTAACTTTGATGAGTGTGATGGTTTTTGCGGGGGCAAGTCAATTTATGGGTGCGAATATGATTGCACTAGGAGCTGGTGCAACAGAAATCATTATAGCCACATTTGTTTTAAACTTCAGGCACTTTGTTATGAGTCTTTCTTTTATGAATCGCTTGCGTGGAATGGACTTGAAATGGAAAGCACCGCTATCATTGGGGCTTACAGACGAAACATTTGCCGTCTCGGCATTACATACGGAAGAGGCTAATAAAGACAAAGGAGCTTTATTCTATACAGCTCTTATCTTAACTGCTTATTTATCTTGGGTAATTGGATCGTTTCTCGGGGGCGTACTTGGAGATATAATACCTGAAAAGCTTAGTCAGAGTATGGGGATTGCATTATACGCCATGTTTATAGGTTTGCTTGTACCTTCCGTGAAAAAGGAATTTAAATTAGGATTAATCGCACTAGTTGCCATGCTGATTAACGCATTATGCATTCAATTAGGGATGAGTACAGGATGGGCTATTGTAGCAGGCACCATTATTGGTGGTATGAGTGGAATCTACTTATTGAAGGAGGAAGTAAAATGATACTTTTTATAATCGTGGGTATGTGTGTTGTAACGATGATACCAAGACTTCTTCCAGCCTTTATTGTAGATAAATTGCAATTTAAAGATTGGGTAAATCGTTGGCTGAATGCTATTCCATTCGCTGCATTGGGAGCACTGATTTTTCCAGGAATACTATCGGTTAGACCTGATCAGCCACACATTGGCCTCATTGGAGGATTAGTGGCAATCGGATTAGCATATATCGGTTTTAATGTAATTCTTGTTGTAGCAGGAGCTATAGCTACTGTTTTTCTATTCTCTTTATAAAATAAAACAGGACCATTTTAAAGAAATGATCCTGTTTTATTTATATGGTTCTATATGAATTTGTGCATGGTTAATGTTATGTTTTTTATATAGGTATTCTTCTATACGATCGGAAATATTGTGACTTTGTTCTACATTAAGCGCAGCATCTACAAGGATGGTAATATCAATGAAAGCTTGATTGCCATGAATTCTTCCCTTCACATCCACCACTTCTTTAACCTCAGGATCCCTTTTAACACTTTCTTTAATCTGTTTAATCTGCTTTTCATCAAAACCATCTGTCAATGTATGTGTAGAATCTCTAAAAATCTCCCAGGCAGTTTTACAAATAATGAAGCCAACAAGTAAGCCTGCTAATGGATCCAACCAGAAGAGCCCAAACTGAGAGCCGGTAATTCCGATGAAAGCTCCTATACTCACAAGTGCATCTGAGCGGTTGTCCTGTGCAGCAGCAAATAATGAACTGCTCTGTATCTTGCGAGCAAGATTGACATTATATAAGTAAACCAAAAACATAACAATCGCAGCACCCAAGGCGGTCCATGCTGTTAACATAGTAGGTTGAGAAGCTTCGCCTAATAGCACTTTTTTAAATGTCTCCAAGATTACTTGTACACCGACCAACATCATCACAAATGCGGCAAATAATGATGCAATAGTTTCAGCTCTGTAATGTCCATAATGGTGATCTTCATCTGGAGGTTTCCTGGAAATTTTCAACCCAATTAACACAGCAACTGAAGCGATAACATCAGTAGTGTTATTTAGCCCGTCTGCTCGTAATGCATCTGAATTCCCTTCATGAGCGATAATTAATTTTATAATTGCAAGACATAAATAGGTGATAATGCTGATCCAAGCACCCTTCTCACCCTTTTTTAAGTTATCCGAATGGTTCATCTAGCTTCCTCCATTTACTACGTCTCTACATACTTACATAGTCTACCAAAAGCATGGTTGGTGGGTCTAGAGAAACAAACAATACCATGGCTATATGTATTGTAAGCAGATAAGTATGTTTCATACGGTAAACATTTCACAATCTATTAAGAAGCGTTTTAAATAATAATTAAACTTTTATATAAAAACTGTTGCAATTATTCCAAAAATTATGGATAATAGTATTAAAGGACCGAGGGGGTCTTGACATGAAAAAGCAAAAAGTAGTATTTCGATTTCTAAGATATGAAGGTGAGAGTAAAACAGCTAAACGCGAGGTCTCGTTTGAACTTCAGCTTGCTTCCCGATTATTGTTAGACGAACTTTGCTTTAATGTAAATAAAAAGCGTCTTGAAGAAGCAATCAATGATGCGATTGACACAGGTAATGAAAAATTGTTCATAAAATTAAGTAAAGAATATAGGCATTTTATTTGGGAATAAATTGGACTTTAAGAACCTTGCCTTTTTAAGAGGTGAGGTTCTTTGTATGTGCAGAAAAAAGATATTATAAGAAGAAGTTCTTTTTAATGAATTGGTTTCAGTTAATTTTAAAAATTTTATAAAACTATGTGAGGTAAACTCTCATTCTGGTATGCTTACAAGTAAAGGGGGTTAATAATGAGAAAGAAAACGGCTTTTAGCTGGATGCTTTATGACTTTGGAAATTCCGCATTTGCCACAACAATTATGGCTGCAGTCTTGCCTGTATTCTACTATGATGTAGCTGCTGTAGGGGTAAATGAGAATCTTGCCGCAAGTTTTTGGGGGTATTCTCAATCTATTGCTGTATTAATCGTAGCAATATTGGCACCTATTCTTGGAGCAATTAGCGATTATTCTGCTGCAAAGAAGAAATTTCTTCGTTTTTTTGCATATATGGGTATGATTGCAAGTATTCTTCTTGCATTCGTAGGGGAAGGAGATTATATATTTGCTTCTATTTTACTCATTGTAGGCACTATTGGGTTTTCGGGAGGGAACGTTTTTTATGATGCCTTTCTTCCTGAAATTGCAAACGAAGATGAAATAGATAGAATTTCGACTGCGGGTTTCGCCTGGGGCTATATAGGCGGGGGTTTGTTATTAGCGATAAATATATTAATGATTTTAAAACATGATTGGTTTGGAATTCCAAATGCTACAGTTGCGAGTCAATTATCCTTTGCTACTGTAGGTGTATGGTGGTTTTTGTTTTCATTGCCATTGTTTAAAAATATTCAAGAAGAAAAAAAGGTTCAGGTTAGAAGAGAGCAGTCTTATATAGCAATTGGATTCACACGAGTCACATCGACATTTAAAGAAATAAAACAATACAAGCAATTATTAATTTTTCTATTAGCATTTTGGATGTACAATGATGGTATTTCAACTATCATAAAAATGGCTACCATTTATGGCAGGGATATTGGAATTGATGGAAATTCCTTAATTGCTGCTTTACTGATAACGCAATTTGTCGGTATCCCATTTACTTTTTTATTTGGTTCAATAGCAAAAAGGTTTACAGCTAAGAAGGCATTAACCTTTACACTCTATTTCTATATGGGAATAGTTGTACTTGGTTATTTCATGACTTCTGCCTTGCACTTTTACTTGCTGGCAGTATGCGTAGGTTTTGTGCAAGGTGGTGCGCAATCTTTAAGCAGGTCGATATTTGGCCGAATGGTACCAGATAATAAGCATGCTGAGTTCTTTGGTTTTTATGGTATATCTTCCAAGTTTGCCGCAATCTTTGGACCATTTTTATTTGCATTGGTTGGTCAGTTAACAGGTTCAAGTCGCTTAGGGATTATTTCCTTAATCGTATTTTTTATAGGTGGCATAATCTTATTAAAATTCGTTAACGTCGAGAAAGGTATGCAGGAAGCAGCACTTCAAACAAACGCTAAAGATAAGGTGGAAATAAGACCAAAATAAAAATTAAACTAATAAGGAGGACCAGTCGTTTGGTCCTCCTTATTAGTTGCTTGGGAAACTTAGGTAACTACAAAATTTAGAACCCGGGGACAATCTTTATTAGCTCATCATACAATCGGTTCTGCATATCGATTTTCAAGCTGAAGTGATAAAGGTTTTCCGGTATCATAAGAAATATCGCCAATTAGCTCATGTAGGTACTTGCTTGACGTATCTTTATTATTCCAATAACGCTGTACCTCAGATAATATCTCAAACCCCTCTGCCTTTGCCTGACTGTAAAGATCCATAAAACTGTCTGTAAAACGCTCGTTTGTTGCCGGGTGATTCCAAGTTTTGTTCTTCATATTTAAATAATCTTTCTTGTTTTGAATCGGTTGATGGGAAAAGGAAGAGATTAAGTTACTAAAAAGAACATTTTTCCAACCATATGGATCAGATAGGAGGCGTAGAGCAAGTTTCATATCTCTGTAGGATTTCTGAATATAACGATGTGATTCTTGTTTAATTTGAGAATAGTTTCTTCGTATCGCTTCATCTAAAAAGTCACATAATTCCCTATCTAAAGATAACCCAACATCAATCTCTTTATAAACTGGTGATTTCCATGTTTTTAGATTATGATATTTCTCCATAAGCAATGTATCAATAATTACTTCGAGTTTTTGGTGTTTATTCCCATCATAACCCGCTCTGTAATGGATGTAAGGATGGGTGTTCCTGTCAAGAATATGGTGTGTGATAAAACCATATACATATGCTTTTATATGTTCACTCTTATTTTTAGCGGAAGTAATCAGATCAACTAAAAAATCTCCACATTTTTCTGTGTGCAGTAAATTCCCAATCTCCTGTACAGGTCCTTCTTTAATCCATGGCCAAAAGTTATGATAAAAAAATGGGTCAGGACCTTGAGCACCCAATTTCATGTAGTTTTCATACTTCGAAAACGGATAGGGTTTCTTTACAGCATCAGCAACCTCTTCACAAAAAAGTATGTGTGTCCAGATGTTTGGCATAGAGTAATCCTCCTCCTGAATTATTTTTAGATGGAAGACCTCTATTTGTATTTCATTCCTTCTAAAATTAGTTCCAACTATTTTCTTTTGTCTTCCAGTATATACTAATACACTCTTAAACAAGTATAAAAGAAAACCATCTTATATGGAAAGCGGAATAGGTACAATTTTGTGTCAATAAAAAATCCGCTAAGCTTTTCTTTCTTTTCATATCTATATTTTTTGGTACAATAGAAGAAGATTTAAAACAAGTATTTATACATAGGGAGGAACCATCGATGGAATATCGCGTGGAAAGAGATACAATTGGGGAAATTAACGTACCAGCAGATAAGTATTGGGGTGCACAGACACAGAGAAGTAAACAAAACTTTCCTATTGGAACTGAAAAAATGCCAAATGAAATTATTAAAGCGTTTGCTATTTTAAAGAAAAGTGCAGCAAAAGCTAACAGTGACTTGGGTTTATTAGATGCTAAGAAAGCAGAAGCGATCGAGTATGCAGCTGACCAAGTTTTAGAAGAACAATTAAATGATCATTTTCCTTTGGTTGTTTGGCAAACAGGCAGTGGTACCCAGTCTAATATGAATGTAAATGAAGTGATTGCTCATGTTGGAAATAAATGGCTAGAGAAGCAGGACAGTGATATTACTTTACATCCAAATGACGATGTGAATAAGTCACAGAGCTCGAATGACACTTATCCAACAGCTATGCACATTGCATCCGTTTTAAAAATGGAAGATGTCGTATTACCTGCAATTAGAACATTAAAAGATACATTAAAAGTAAAAATGGATCAGTTCCAGGATATAGTGAAAATAGGGCGCACTCATTTACAAGATGCTACTCCACTCACACTGGGGCAAGAAATCAGCGGGTGGCATCGAATGCTTGAAAAGTCAGAGTCCATGGTGGAAGAAAGCCTTCACTATTTGAAGGAGTTAGCTATTGGTGGTACAGCTGTAGGGACAGGATTGAACGCACATCCTGAATTCTCAAATCGCGTTTGTGAAGCTATCAATAATTTTACTGGTAAGAACTTTATTTCTGCTCCAAATAAGTTTCATGCGTTGACAAGCCATGACGAAACTGTATACGCACATGGTGCATTAAAAGCTTTAGCAGCAGATATGATGAAAATTGCTAACGATGTCCGTTGGCTAGCTAGTGGTCCACGTTGTGGTATTGGCGAAATTACTATACCTGCTAATGAACCTGGAAGTTCCATTATGCCAGGTAAAGTAAACCCAACACAGAGTGAGGCTGTAACAATGGTTGCAGCACAAGTAATGGGGAATGACGCTACAATTGGTTTTGCGGCAAGTCAGGGAAACTTTGAGTTAAATGTATTCAAGCCAGTGATTGCTTTTAACTTCTTACAATCATGCCAAATTTTAGCGGATAGTATTGTTTCTTTTGATGAGCGTTGTGCACAAGGCATTGAACCTAATCATGAACAAATTGAAAAATACCTTAATGACTCGCTTATGCTTGTAACAGCATTAAATCCGCACATCGGTTATGAAAATGCTGCGAAAATTGCTAAAAAAGCATTTGAAGATAATTCTACACTAAAAGAAACTGCGGTGGAGCTAGGATTATTAACAGAAGAAGAGTTTGAGAAGTATGTTAAACCAGAAGAAATGACTTACCCAAAATAAAATATGCTTACTAAAAAGCCCATCATTGATGGGTTTTTTAGTTTGCACCAATGCCGATCCACCATACTTTCGTTAAGACCAGTTTGTACGTTACTAATCGGGTACTTAAGCTTTTTTCTTATATGGAAACATAGCTACAATTTACCAATATTATTTCGTAATAAGATATGGGATTCTGCTTACACTATCTAGTACAGGAGGTGATAGACATGGCTAATAACAACAATTCAAACCAATTAGTAGTTCCAGGAGTACAACAAGCTCTTGATCAAATGAAGTATGAAATCGCTACTGAGTTTGGTGTAAACCTTGGTGCTGACACTACTTCTCGTGCTAACGGTTCTGTTGGTGGAGAAATCACAAAGCGTCTTGTACAAACTGCTCAGCAACAAATGAGTGGCGGACAATACAAATAATGATGGTTAAGGGGAAAGCCTTCAAGGCTTTCCCCCCGTTTTTTTAAAGCAGAATATATAAATTTAACTCCTACAGATTCTTTTGCTGCTTGTTTTATCTAATTCTCAGCTCTGTTTCAGCATCAAAGAAATGAGCACTATTCATATCAAAAGCGAGCGTGATGCTTTCTCCGCCATTTATATCTGTTCGGGAATCAACTCTTGCAACGAAATCCTGGTCATTTATTTTAGAATACAAGTAAGACTCAGCTCCCATTAATTCTGCAACATCAATTGTTGCAGTTATGGCAGTGTCGCTGGATGCATTAATAAATGCTGGTTCATCATGGATATCTTCCGGACGAACACCAAGAATAACCTCTTTACCAACATAATTTTGCTGACGAAGTGTTTTCATTTTCCCTTCTGGCACTTTTACTTTTATATCCTCTAACTCAAAGTGACTTTCCGTTAATTTGCCTGTGAAAAAGTTCATAGATGGAGAACCGATAAATCCACCGACAAAGACATTTTCCGG contains the following coding sequences:
- a CDS encoding alpha/beta-type small acid-soluble spore protein — its product is MANNNNSNQLVVPGVQQALDQMKYEIATEFGVNLGADTTSRANGSVGGEITKRLVQTAQQQMSGGQYK